Proteins encoded together in one Numida meleagris isolate 19003 breed g44 Domestic line chromosome 17, NumMel1.0, whole genome shotgun sequence window:
- the NPLOC4 gene encoding nuclear protein localization protein 4 homolog produces MAETIIIRVQSPEGVKRITATKRETVATFLKKVAKEFGFRNNGFSVYTNRNRTGEITASQNKSLNLLKIKHGDMLFLYPSSPAGSSSETMDTSVSQGLRPVGAPQVVEDDIDQYLIKQDGKIYRNRDQQLCRHGPLGKCVHCVPLEPFDEDYLNHLEPPVKHMSFHAYIRKLTGGADKGKFVALENISCKIKSGCEGHPPWPEGICTKCQPSAITLNRQKYRHVDNIMFENHTIADRFLDFWRKTGNQHLGYLYGRYTEHKDIPLGIRAEVAAIYEPPQIGTQNSLEILEDPKAEVVDEIAAKLGLRKVGWIFTDLVSEDTRKGTVRYSRNKDTYYLSAEECITAGNFQNQHPNICRLSPDGHFGSKFVTVVATGGPDNQVHFEGYQVSNQCMALVRDECLLPCRDAPELGYAKESSSEQYVPDVFYKDIDKFGNEITQLARPLPVEYLIIDITTTFPKDPVYTFSISQNPFPIENRDVLGETQDFHSLATYLSQNTSSVFLDIVSDFHLLLFLVTNEVMPLRDSISLLLEAVRTKNEELAQTWKKSEQWATIEQLCSTVGVQLPGLHEYGAVGGSTHAVSAAMWACQHCTFMNQPGTDHCEMCSLPRT; encoded by the exons ATGGCGGAGACGATC ATAATCCGTGTGCAGTCACCAGAAGGGGTGAAGCGCATCACGGCCACCAAGCGAGAGACAGTGGCCACGTTCCTCAAGAAG GTTGCAAAAGAATTTGGTTTCAGGAATAATGGGTTTTCTGTCTACACCAATAGAAACAGAACAGGAGAGATCACAGCATCACAAAACAAATCCCTCAACTTACTGAAAATCAA GCATGGCGACATGCTGTTTCTATACCCCTCGAGCCCAGCGGGCTCTTCCTCAGAGACCATGGACACCTCTGTCTCCCAGGGCTTGCGGCCAGTGGGGGCCCCCCAGGTGGTGGAAGATGACATCGACCAGTACCTGATCAAACAAGATGGGAAGATTTACCGAAATCGAGACCAGCAGCT GTGTCGCCACGGCCCCTTGGGTAAATGTGTGCATTGTGTACCATTAGAG CCTTTTGATGAGGATTATTTAAACCATCTGGAACCTCCTGTGAAGCATATGTCGTTCCATGCCTACATCAGGAAGCTGACCGGAGGGGCAGACAA gGGGAAATTTGTCGCCCTGGAAAACATCAGCTGCAAGATCAAGTCGGGCTGTGAAGGGCACCCTCCTTGGCCAGAAGGCATTTGCACAAAGTGTCAGCCAAGTGCCATCACTCTCAACAGACAG AAATACAGGCATGTTGACAACATCATGTTTGAGAACCACACAATTGCAGATCGCTTCCTCGACTTCTGGCGGAAGACAGGAAACCAGCATCTTGGGTATTTGTATGGACGGTACACGGAGCACAAAGACATCCCTCTGGGGATCAGGGCGGAGGTGGCTGCCATCTATGAACCCCCACAG ATCGGTACACAGAACAGCCTGGAGATCCTGGAAGATCCAAAAGCAGAGGTTGTGGATGAGATTGCTGCCAAGCTTGGACTGAGAAAG GTTGGCTGGATATTTACTGACCTGGTCTCTGAAGACACTCGGAAAGGGACTGTTCGGTACAGCAGGAACAAG GACACGTATTATCTAAGTGCAGAAGAGTGCATCACAGCTGGAAACTTTCAGAACCAGCACCCCAACATCTGTCGCCTTTCTCCAGATGGTCATTTTGGATCCAAGTTTGTCACGGTTGTGGCTACAG GTGGTCCCGACAACCAGGTCCACTTTGAGGGCTACCAGGTCTCGAATCAGTGCATGGCGCTGGTTCGCGATGagtgcctgctgccctgccgCGACGCGCCGGAGCTGGGCTACGCCAAGGAGTCCAGCAGCGAGCAGTATGTGCCCGACGTGTTCTACAAG GACATAGACAAGTTTGGCAATGAGATCACGCAGCTGGCTCGCCCTCTCCCCGTCGAGTACCTAATCATAGAT ATTACTACAACTTTCCCCAAGGATCCAGTCTAcactttttctatttctcaaaATCCATTTCCTATCGAGAACCGTGATGTGCTGGGAGAAACTCAG GACTTCCACAGCTTGGCCACCTACCTGTCCCAAAAtacttcctctgttttcttagACATCGTTTCCGATTTCCATCTGCTCCTCTTCCTGGTCACGAACGAGGTCATGCCTCTGCGG GACAGCATCAGCTTGTTGCTGGAAGCTGTGAGGACCAAAAATGAGGAGCTCGCACAGACCTGGAAGAAGTCGGAGCAGTGGGCCACCATCGAGCAGCTCTGCA GCACAGTTGGTGTCCAGCTCCCAGGACTGCACGAATACGGTGCTGTGGGCGGTTCGACGCATGCTGTGTCGGCAGCCATGTGGgcctgccagcactgcacctTCATGAACCAGCCAGGCACGGACCACTGCGAGATGTGCAGCCTGCCCCGGACCTAG
- the TSPAN10 gene encoding tetraspanin-10: MVLGRERLSQFFRPYGAVSSGESSRLLPQASQLVELPHFSDDDDDISLLGDADDSAAKQDLEEWCPALHKPSAFSHCVRHLALFWNLLFFFLGLLTLAIGVWGLLAKGWLQGERLAPLGSDPMLLFVLAGLGASTVSLAGCLGALRSSACLLRFFVGAVLAFVGLEVLGGLLLLVARQRLRDALQDALLLCLLRYQEEPDLRFLVDEVQRSLRCCGLSSYRDWESNPYFNCSAPGVQACSVPASCCLDPRQNGSITNDQCAFGVLHLGDMAAAGVVHLGGCVVQLGAWLRGQAGGIATGAAVLVLLEATGLLLALKVLADIAPGGARG; this comes from the exons ATGGTGCTGGGCAGGGAGCGGCTGTCCCAGTTCTTTAGGCCCTATGGGGCGGTGAGCAGCGGGGAGAGCAGCCGGCTGCTACCCCAG GCATCCCAGCTGGTGGAGCTGCCCCACTTCTCTGATGACGATGATGACATCTCACTGCTGGGGGATGCAGATGATTCTGCGGCCAAGCAGGACCTGGAAGAGTGGTGCCCTGCCCTCCACAAGCCAAGTGCCTTCAGCCACTGTGTGCGGCACTTAGCCTTATTCTGgaacctcctcttcttctttctggGCCTGCTGACTCTAGCCATAGGGGTCTGGGGGCTGCTGGCcaagggctggctgcagggcgAGCGCTTGGCCCCGCTGGGCTCAGACCCCATGCTGCTCTTcgtgctggcagggctgggggccaGCACCGTGTCCCTGGCTGGTTGCCTGGGTGCCCTCCGCTCCAGCGCCTGCCTGCTGCGCTTCTTTGTGGGGGCCGTGTTGGCCTTCGTGGGGCTGGAAGTGCTGGggggactgctgctgctggtggcacgGCAGCGGCTGCGGGATGCGCTGCAGgatgccctgctgctctgcctgcttcGCTACCAGGAGGAGCCCGACCTGCGCTTCCTGGTGGACGAGGTGCAGCGCAGCCTGCGCTGCTGTGGGCTCAGCTCCTACCGCGACTGGGAGAGCAACCC GTATTTCAACTGCAGCGCGCCTGGCGTGCAGGCATGCAGCgtccctgcctcctgctgcctggaTCCGCGGCAGAACGGCTCCATCACTAATGACCAATGTGCCTTCGGGGTGCTGCACCTGGGGGACATGGCGGCTGCTGGCGTGGTGCACCTGGGAGGCTGTGTGGTTCAGCTGGGTGCCTGGCTGCGTGGGCAAGCTGGAGGCATTGCCACTGGTGCGGCTGtactggtgctgctggaagccaCTGGGCTGCTCCTGGCGCTGAAGGTGCTGGCAGACATTGCGCCCGGTGGGGCACGGGGCTGA
- the PDE6G gene encoding retinal rod rhodopsin-sensitive cGMP 3',5'-cyclic phosphodiesterase subunit gamma yields MSLEPHKPELKSATRVTGGPATPRKGPPKFKQRQTRQFKSKPPKKGVQGFGDDIPGMEGLGTDITVICPWEAFSHLELHELAQYGII; encoded by the exons ATGAGCTTGGAGCCCCACAAACCGGAGCTCAAGTCAGCCACCAGGGTGACTGGGGGACCCGCCACCCCCCGAAAAGGACCGCCTAAGTTCAAGCAGAGGCAGACACGACAATTCAAGAGCAAGCCACCCAAAAAAGGGGTGCAGGG GTTTGGCGATGACATCCCAGGCATGGAGGGACTAGGAACAG ATATCACCGTGATCTGCCCTTGGGAAGCCTTCAGCCACCTGGAGCTGCACGAGCTGGCCCAGTACGGCATCATCTAG